GAGCTGCTCAACATATTAGACTGGAAAGCAAAGAAGCATTGCAAACCAAGCTCAAAGCCCTGAACGATACTGATACATCTAAAGTAAGTATACTTTGCGCATTGGCACGCAAAACAAAAAATGATACCAGTAGCCTTAGTCTCGACTATGCCAAGCAAGCCTTGAAAACTGCAACATTGCAAAAGAGTAAGACAAAAAAGATTCAAGCATATATTCAGCTTATCAACACTTGTTTGTCCAAGAGAAAGCTCAAAGAAGCATACGAGTATAAAGATCAGGGAGAAAAAGTATTACAAGGAGTTGATGATGTTTACCAGAAAGCAATGTTTTGGGCGACTCTCCAGAAATTACATAGCCGTAACGGACCAATAAGCAACCCAAACAAGGGCATGGAATACGCCCAAAAAGCCTTGAAATTACTGGATTCTGTTGATGTAAATCATCCATTCAAAATTCAACTTTATAATAATATTACGATTTTCTTTGGTACAGTAAGCAAGCAAGATTTTTTTTACCTAAAAAAGGCAGTAGAAATTGGCAAAAAATATAAAGTACCTCCTGTAAGCTTGGCAAGAACCTATTTTTTGCTGGGAGGAGCCTATACCAACTTGTATATGGGAGGGGATTTAGAAAAGTCTTTTCGGTGCTTTAAGAAATCATTGAGTATCTGCGACCAATTGCTCACCAAGTACCCCAATCATCCCAAGCTTCTGGAAATTCAGGCAGATTCCTGGCATTTGTTAAGCCATGTATACACAGTGAGACAGTCTCCCAACCTGGACTCTGCTTTGTATTACTGTAGACAAGCAATCAATTTCCGCAAACAAATGCGTGACCCCATTATATTTGAAAGTTACCTGGCATTGGCAGCTATACAACAACAACAAGGTAAGCCAACAATGGCCCTGGAGACTCTACTGATGGCAAAAAAACTGACAGTTGACCCCAATTACCAATCGGCTGTTGATTTCAGATTATTTCAGCTTTATAAAAGTCGGAAGGATTATAAAACAGCCTTGTATTATGCCAACGAGAGCTTTAAAAGCCACGCCAAGCAAGTAACGCAAAGAATTGAATCGATAGACGAGGAATTATCAATTAAATATAAAACCGAACTTAAAGACAAGGAAATAGAAATAGCCAACGCCAAAAGCAAAGCTCAAGCAAAAGAAATTCAACAAAAAAATACGCTCAACCTGCTGTTTGCGCTGGGTGCCTTACTCATGTTGTTGTTTGTTCTGTATGCAGTGTATGTAAACCGTCGGACAAAAAAGCAAAACCAGCTTTTGAGTAATCAAAAAGAAGAAATAGCCACCCAAGCCGAAGAGCTACAGGTAGTCAATAATCGCTTGCTTGAACTGAGCCAGTTTAAGACCGACCTAAGCAGTATGTTGGTGCACGACCTCAAAAACCCACTCAATACCATCATAGGGTTGGCATCGGGCATGCTTATCACCAAAACCCAGCAAGCTACTATACATCAGGCAGGGAAAAGCATGCTCCACATCGTGAATAATATGCTGGATGTACACCGGTTAGAAGAGGCAGAGCTAGTGCCAGCTTTACAAAGTTGTGAGCTAAACCAGTTGGTAACTGAGGCTTTAGACAATGTACGCTTTGTGGCTCAACAAAAAGGTGTGGTGTTGCGACAAAACATGACTACTTCGTTATGGATAAAAGCAGATCCGGACTTAATGCTGAGGGTATTGATCAATCTACTCACCAATGCAGTCAAACACAGTACTGTGAACACTCAAGTATGGGTAAACGCCTCTAGTGTAGACCAACAGATGGTAGAGGTTTGTGTAAAAGATGAAGGGGTAGGCATACAACTGGAAAAGCAGCAAGTGATATTTGAAAAATTTAAAGGAGCCAATCCCATGTATGGCAAAGGAAGTACTGGTTTGGGGCTGGCTTTTGTAGCACTGGTAGCAAAAGCCCATGGGGGAAAAGTAAGTGTGCGTTCAGAAGAAAATAAAGGGGCTACGTTTTCGGTTGTAGTGCCAGTAGCCCCTGCTCAAGAGGTAGAGAAAATAGTTGGCAAACGTCTTAGACCAACTCCAATCACCCAAGGCAGGGCATTGCCCCCAATTGTACTTCAATGCAGGCAAAACCTGAAAAACACGGAAATATATGAGGCAAGCAAAATACTATCGATCTTACAAAAAATTGATGAGACGTCGCCTCGTGAAGCACAAATCTGGAAAGAACAAATAGCCCAGACAGTGTACAATTACAATGAAAAAAAATATCAGGAGCTTATCAAGTTAGCTAAAGAGTAGGTGTTTTGTCTCTTAATCGTCCCGTTGCCTGCTCCTCCAATTGCAGAGAGTAGTAAACCAACGATTGCCTGTAAGTACCCCACCATAAAGCAGGCACCAAGTGAACAGCTTATTTTGCCAGACAGCAGTTTACCAAAACTTCTTTGGCGATGTAGTTTAGTAATGGTTGAAAAATAAGATATCCATTTGGAGATAGAGATTTACCACTGAGGCGAGGCATTTTTTGCGTTCGTAGCAGCGCTACGAGCAATAAAAATAACGAAGTATCAGTAGTAAAGATCATTTCCTAAATCGAAAGATTATTTTTTGTCCATTACTTAAGACCAAATTTTTGTTATCTTGGCATAGTCAATGTTTGAATATACAAACCTGGTAAGCACTTGCCTGGAGATGAGTGTATGGAGACTAAAGGGATTAATAAAAATAAAGGTTTTGATCATGAAGAGGTTCAAAGTACTTTGTATAGCTTTATGGGTAGTAGTCCTGATTATAACAGAGAGTGTTCCTGCGCTGGCTCAAAAAACCTTGTACCTCGACGGAAGCGACAGAATCATTGATGTGACCCCTTATGTGGGCTTTTTTACTGATACTACTCACCAAATTACCCTTCAGAAAATACGAACCCCTGAGATACAAAAGCGCTTTAAGCTGAATAAGCAAAATAATGTCAATTATGGCTCAAACGGAGGCACTGTATGGTTTAAACTGGTACTACAAGGCAACCCTGGGCAATATGTGCTAGAGCTCACCAATACTTCGTTGCAAGACCTTAAGTTTTATACGCCTATACCCAATGGGCATTATCACGAAGCCAAACGGGGCACTTACGACGAGCGCGCAATCAAAGCTACCAGTTTGTTGTTTAAAGTAAGCTTGCTTGATAACGAACCTCACACTTTTTATATGCGTTGCCATAGTCAAAAGGTGTTAATGGCGCCTTTGTATATAGGTACTGCCGTTGCTTTTATAGAAAAAAACCACACCAAAGACCTGATGCATGGGATGTATTTTGGGCTCATGATCATCATGATTCTTTACAACTTATTTATTTATGTCAGTACCCGCGAGGTAGCTTATTTGTACTATGTATGTTATGTAGTCAGCCTTACCTTGCTCACTGCTACCATGGCAGGGCATTCGCAAGAGTTTTTGTGGCCCAACCACCCTACCCTGGATGAATACAATTTTTTGTTGCTGGTTTTGATCGGTTATTTCTCGATCTTATTTGCCAACCGTTTTTTGCATACCAAACGCTACGCACCCCGCCTCAGAACTGCTTCTTATTGGTTACACCCTTGTTTTACGGTGGTAGCGGTGATTAGCTTTTTTGACCTCAATATTGCGCTCAAACTAGGGCAAGTGTTTATTCTTATTACTTCTCTACTACTGATTGCAATGGGGGTAAAAGTAGCACTAAAAAAATATGCACCTGCCCGGCTTTACCTGCTGGGTTGGGGGAGTATATTTGTGACCTCTTCGGTAGCTTCGTTGAGCTATGCCAACCTGTTGCCAATCAATATAGACAATATTTTTTTTATAGAAATGGGCGCCACTGGCGAAGTTTTACTGTTTTCGCTGGCACTTGCCAACCGTCTCAATTTTTACCGCAAAGAGCAGGAACGCACCCAACAAGAAAATGAACGCCTTGTAAAAGAACAAAACGAACACCTTGAAAAGGAGGTAGAACGCCGCACCAGCGAAATAGAGCACCAAAAAGAAGAAATTATAGCCCAGGCTCAGGTGCTCGAAGAATCAATCCAACACCTGCACCTTGCCCACAATAATATTAAAAGCAGTATTCAATACGCCAAACGTATTCAGCTGGCGTTGTTACCCCCGCAAACAGTATTGACAAAACAAGGGCTGAACTTTTTCATATTGTATAAACCCCGTGACATTGTCAGTGGTGATTTTTACTGGTTTGCAGAGGTAGAAAAAGCCGGACGCAAGCAATTGATTATAGCGGTGGCAGATTGTACCGGACACGGGGTGCCAGGGGCTTTTATGACCATTATGGGCAATGATTTGCTCAACCAATTGGTAAAAGAGCGAGGGATGACTGACCCAGCCAAGATATTGTCGGCGTTGGATCATGGGGTAATGAACGCCCTGGGGATAACAAGTTACCCTACCAAGGGGCACAAAAAAAACCAAATTCAAGACGGTATGGATATGGCGCTGTGTCTGATTGATTTTGAGACCGAGAAAATTACCTTTGCTGGAGCCAAGCGTCCGTTGTATTTTTTTCACAAACATCAAATGCAGGTAATTAAGGGCAGCAAATACCCCATAGGCAGTACGCAATATGCCCAAAAAAGCTTTGAAAAACACTTCCTGACTTTTACCAAGGGTGATGCGTTATACATGTTGTCAGACGGCTATGTCGACCAATTTGGCGGGGAAAACAATACCAAGTTTATGGTCAAAAAATTCAAGAATTTACTGAAAGAAATAGAACATTTGACTATGCCTGCCCAAAAAGAATTTCTGGAACGTAGCCTGGAAGACTGGAAAGGTTTCGGTAAGCAAACTGATGACGTATTGGTTTTAGGGTTAAGGTTTTAACCTTGGTGAGTTGGTACACACCGCAAGTCAGCAATTGCTCCTCCCAAACAGTCTGCCCCCCAACAAAGAACAGGGAAAAGAACTTTACCTTCAAACGTTCTTTTCTCTTTTTTCATAAGTGATTCCTACTCTCTTACAACACGATGTTCCTTCTCTTTTTGCTCAACTTTAAATATTAATTTTCAAAGGCAATACAGGCTCACAAACCCGTACTCATCCCTGGAAGGCTTATAGGTTTGGTTTGCCAAATCCTGACAAAAAGCTCATCAAAAAACTTCCCAAACACAGACACTTCACACAGGTATTTAACCTGTCGCTTCAAAAAGCCTTGTTTAGATAGCATGTACATTTTGCTTTGTTGTAAAAATGCGACAACTTATTCAAAAAGTACAATTACCATGATGCAAAAGTATTATAAAAGGTACAAGCAAGTAATTATATATATCATTTCAAATACCTTTGTCACAGGATAATTGAGAGTTAATATATAAATCGGCTAAAACAGAAATTGAATTAGTGATCTTTCAGCATGCTAGATGTTCTTTATTTATTACAATACTGATTAATTTATTTAATGAAAACAAGCATAGAAGTAATCAAAACAAATTGTATTGCCCCTGACTCATCGCTTGAGCAAAGAATTTATCGTTTATTTTCTTTAACCGCAGATGAGAGGTTTAACCTTCATTATTTTAGAAAAACGTATGAAGGCTGTGATCAAATAGACATCTTGCTTATCAAAAATGAGCAAGGAGAAGATATAGGCTTTGGTTCATACTCTTACCGTAAAATCAAAGGCAAAAAAAATCTCTACGTGGCACGTCCTGCCATGGGCATTGATAAAAGTAAAAGAGGAAGTTCATTTCCTACTGGTCTTTACTCTAAACTCTTGATAGAGTTTAAACTCAAGCATTTTCTTTCAGAAGTAATCTTGCTTGGTATTACGCTCAACCCCCTTGTGTATAGTGGAGGCTGTCGTTATTGGAAAAAACTCTATCCCAGACCCAACCTGCGTTACAATAGCCACATGCAAGGTATTAGACAACTTGTAATAGACACCTACAACCTCAATATGATAAGTGAAAATATTGTATCATTGCCTTATGCACCCCGCCTTACCGAAGAGGATGTAGCAAGGTTTGATAAAGCGGCAAAAACCAATGAATACATACAAGAGTTTATGCGGCTAAACCCTCACTATCTCAATAGTGAAGGTTTGCTTACGCTCATTCCTGTCAACTTAAGTAACCTATGGAATGGTATGCTAAAAATGATCAAAAAGTAAGAACTTTTCTAAGCATACAAGTGCTTTACATCAAATGAACAGCGAGAAAACCATTTCTATTCAAGGCTTATTTGAAGAACCAGGCAAGGTATTGTCTGACAACGAAACCCTCGAAAACTATGCAGTAAGCCTTACAGGTACTACTGTATACCCTTGTTGTGTAGTGCTGCCTGACTCTATCAATGATTTGCAAAAATTATTGGTATGGGCAAAAAACACAGGGGCAGCGCTTTACCCTATATGCAAGGGTAAAAACTGGGGGTATGGAAGTGCTCAGGGCACCAAGCCAAACCAGGTAATTGTGGAATTGTCTAAAATGGACAATATTGTTGAGGTAAACGAGCAACTGGGCTATGTAACCATACAGCCTGGCGTTACCCAGGGGCAATTATCGGCTCACTTGGAACACACCGGGTCAAGGCTGCAAATGGATGTAACGGCTGGTCCGGTAACTTCAAGTGTATTGGCCAACTTTCTCGAAAGGGGTTTTGGGCATACCGACTATGGCAACCGATACAATAGCATCATCAGCCTTAAAGTATTACTACCCAACGGACAAATCGTGCAAACTGGTTTTGGCGCTTTTCAGCAAAAAAACCACGACAGGAATATATTTCGTCAAGGCGTTGGTCCTTGTCTCGATGGTATGTTCTTACAGTCTAACCTGGGCATAGTACTAGAGATGACTCTAGAGCTGATGCCCAAACCCGACCATTTTTGTATGTTTGCTGTGGCTACCAAACACGAAAGCGACTTGGGCAACCTGGTAGAGGTAATGAGGGAACTTCGCCTCAAAGGCATTGTAAATAGTGCGGTGCATATTACAAATAAGTCGCGGGCGTCGGGCAATGAAAAAGAAAATGTGACGGGTGCCTGGAGCCTTACCGGGTCGGTATCTAGTGAAAAAGGAGTTGCACACGCCCGCAAAAAAGCGGTAAAAAAAGCCTTTAAAAAAGGGGTAAAGGGGTGCAAAATACACTTTGTAACCGATGCTTTTCTAAACAGGTTGCACTGGATAGATAAAAACCTTAAAAAGTTGCCATTCCTGCATACATTTCAGTTTGTAGTGGGGCTACAAAAAGGGATTCCGAGCAATCGCCCCATTAGCATACTACTCAACAAGCCCAATGTAGATCATATCAAATATGCCAAAGATTTTGATGG
The Microscilla marina ATCC 23134 genome window above contains:
- a CDS encoding tetratricopeptide repeat-containing sensor histidine kinase, which gives rise to MKHFLCFCIICFLLSFSGAAQHIRLESKEALQTKLKALNDTDTSKVSILCALARKTKNDTSSLSLDYAKQALKTATLQKSKTKKIQAYIQLINTCLSKRKLKEAYEYKDQGEKVLQGVDDVYQKAMFWATLQKLHSRNGPISNPNKGMEYAQKALKLLDSVDVNHPFKIQLYNNITIFFGTVSKQDFFYLKKAVEIGKKYKVPPVSLARTYFLLGGAYTNLYMGGDLEKSFRCFKKSLSICDQLLTKYPNHPKLLEIQADSWHLLSHVYTVRQSPNLDSALYYCRQAINFRKQMRDPIIFESYLALAAIQQQQGKPTMALETLLMAKKLTVDPNYQSAVDFRLFQLYKSRKDYKTALYYANESFKSHAKQVTQRIESIDEELSIKYKTELKDKEIEIANAKSKAQAKEIQQKNTLNLLFALGALLMLLFVLYAVYVNRRTKKQNQLLSNQKEEIATQAEELQVVNNRLLELSQFKTDLSSMLVHDLKNPLNTIIGLASGMLITKTQQATIHQAGKSMLHIVNNMLDVHRLEEAELVPALQSCELNQLVTEALDNVRFVAQQKGVVLRQNMTTSLWIKADPDLMLRVLINLLTNAVKHSTVNTQVWVNASSVDQQMVEVCVKDEGVGIQLEKQQVIFEKFKGANPMYGKGSTGLGLAFVALVAKAHGGKVSVRSEENKGATFSVVVPVAPAQEVEKIVGKRLRPTPITQGRALPPIVLQCRQNLKNTEIYEASKILSILQKIDETSPREAQIWKEQIAQTVYNYNEKKYQELIKLAKE
- a CDS encoding 7TM diverse intracellular signaling domain-containing protein, producing MFEYTNLVSTCLEMSVWRLKGLIKIKVLIMKRFKVLCIALWVVVLIITESVPALAQKTLYLDGSDRIIDVTPYVGFFTDTTHQITLQKIRTPEIQKRFKLNKQNNVNYGSNGGTVWFKLVLQGNPGQYVLELTNTSLQDLKFYTPIPNGHYHEAKRGTYDERAIKATSLLFKVSLLDNEPHTFYMRCHSQKVLMAPLYIGTAVAFIEKNHTKDLMHGMYFGLMIIMILYNLFIYVSTREVAYLYYVCYVVSLTLLTATMAGHSQEFLWPNHPTLDEYNFLLLVLIGYFSILFANRFLHTKRYAPRLRTASYWLHPCFTVVAVISFFDLNIALKLGQVFILITSLLLIAMGVKVALKKYAPARLYLLGWGSIFVTSSVASLSYANLLPINIDNIFFIEMGATGEVLLFSLALANRLNFYRKEQERTQQENERLVKEQNEHLEKEVERRTSEIEHQKEEIIAQAQVLEESIQHLHLAHNNIKSSIQYAKRIQLALLPPQTVLTKQGLNFFILYKPRDIVSGDFYWFAEVEKAGRKQLIIAVADCTGHGVPGAFMTIMGNDLLNQLVKERGMTDPAKILSALDHGVMNALGITSYPTKGHKKNQIQDGMDMALCLIDFETEKITFAGAKRPLYFFHKHQMQVIKGSKYPIGSTQYAQKSFEKHFLTFTKGDALYMLSDGYVDQFGGENNTKFMVKKFKNLLKEIEHLTMPAQKEFLERSLEDWKGFGKQTDDVLVLGLRF
- a CDS encoding FAD-binding oxidoreductase, which translates into the protein MNSEKTISIQGLFEEPGKVLSDNETLENYAVSLTGTTVYPCCVVLPDSINDLQKLLVWAKNTGAALYPICKGKNWGYGSAQGTKPNQVIVELSKMDNIVEVNEQLGYVTIQPGVTQGQLSAHLEHTGSRLQMDVTAGPVTSSVLANFLERGFGHTDYGNRYNSIISLKVLLPNGQIVQTGFGAFQQKNHDRNIFRQGVGPCLDGMFLQSNLGIVLEMTLELMPKPDHFCMFAVATKHESDLGNLVEVMRELRLKGIVNSAVHITNKSRASGNEKENVTGAWSLTGSVSSEKGVAHARKKAVKKAFKKGVKGCKIHFVTDAFLNRLHWIDKNLKKLPFLHTFQFVVGLQKGIPSNRPISILLNKPNVDHIKYAKDFDGRFRWLNATCNATQTNIEKLYALVTALCDKYHYELKVTFTFITPRTLVMIANTDCSDAPEEVQKAEAFYKEGAKALVAQGFYPYRGGIGAFEGYKEGLQPEYVDLLGALKTSFDPENILAPGKYNM